Proteins encoded in a region of the Pirellulales bacterium genome:
- a CDS encoding serine/threonine-protein kinase, translating into MDDSFSFDDAFLARLPLPLAQLFRRALNAKTPLEQHLAASRIAELGVKLLACGAIVEYAALGQPDPQINECLQNLARPSLGHWWEFARRLVPLLADAGYEGYGRLREMLLGRARDDLPRSAGLDAALRESFGQGSGSRTTVRLSELFDRLIQHRNKGQAHAAPEMREDAYHRRFAAAILAGMSEIFARIDLLAGARLVYISEVRKSGGGWLVQQFELAGEHSRRLAPLEMASDRVAELPDAERVYLIRTDGVREKSLPLYPLALYDSDSEELLLLNSRHGKRQVEYLCYTSGRVEKQPAELQGQHAELLARLLKMEVGAAEVNAWAARSQSDEPPVEDAPPSQRTLGEFELLSELGRGGMGVVYRAWQPSLGRQVALKKLVRTGDKSEQRFAREIHALGRVEHPHLVKIYTSGSDGDQWFYAMELVEGAPLVSVCEQLQQMGSRIEQVNRATWRDAVSTACSRARQEERSLTVTAANTTTTTTEHPPNRVVARSIAAEPTEPARVRPGQGYIEQVVELVRQAALAAHALHEAGIVHRDIKPGNVMVTADGEQAVLMDLGLAQLADDEEGRLTRTRQFVGTLRYASPQQVLAAERLDRTSDIYSLGATLWELLCLQPMFGAGEQTPTPTLMERILHDEPAALRRFNPQVSRDLEAVVAHCLEKRPDRRYATARQLADDLERCLRGEPVKVRRASRLERTARWVARRRTLVAACAFATLAVVLLVVGSVVLWRWINTEKDLELERRQDVAADDPTPDVHEVFPDVEQVVQDRKLIAAKPAGWRPPTEADFEFQNSTGEPGLRLLMCNLTDHYNIDEAAKPDDDPFAAAKNEWRTVLMRPNATAAERRISLHVGLGWYAFFVRTPRGDVHPLFVRDEQGEDIMLGETNVFTSKRVVLEITAGQFGGKKRYYATFHREN; encoded by the coding sequence ATGGATGATTCGTTCTCATTCGACGATGCATTTCTGGCGCGGTTGCCGTTGCCGCTGGCCCAGTTGTTTCGTCGCGCTCTAAACGCCAAAACGCCGCTCGAACAACATCTGGCGGCCAGCCGGATTGCGGAACTTGGTGTGAAGCTGCTGGCTTGCGGAGCGATTGTGGAGTATGCGGCCCTCGGCCAGCCCGATCCGCAGATCAACGAATGCTTGCAAAACCTGGCCCGGCCGTCGCTGGGGCACTGGTGGGAATTCGCCCGCCGGTTGGTGCCGCTCCTGGCCGACGCCGGCTACGAAGGATATGGCCGCTTGCGCGAGATGCTGCTCGGCCGGGCGCGCGACGACCTGCCGCGGTCCGCGGGGCTCGATGCGGCGCTGCGCGAATCCTTCGGGCAAGGGAGCGGGTCGCGCACGACGGTGCGGCTGAGCGAACTCTTCGACCGTTTGATCCAGCATCGCAACAAAGGGCAAGCCCATGCCGCCCCCGAAATGCGCGAAGACGCATACCATCGTCGCTTTGCGGCGGCGATCCTGGCCGGCATGAGCGAAATCTTTGCCCGGATCGACTTGCTGGCCGGCGCTCGATTGGTATACATCAGCGAGGTGCGGAAATCGGGCGGGGGATGGCTCGTGCAACAGTTTGAACTGGCAGGCGAGCATTCGCGGCGACTTGCGCCGCTGGAAATGGCGAGCGACCGCGTGGCCGAGCTGCCCGACGCCGAGCGGGTCTATCTGATTCGGACCGACGGAGTGCGAGAAAAGTCGCTCCCGCTCTATCCACTCGCGCTTTACGATTCGGACAGCGAAGAATTGCTGTTGCTCAATTCGCGGCACGGCAAGCGGCAAGTGGAGTATTTGTGCTATACGAGCGGCCGCGTGGAAAAACAGCCGGCCGAACTTCAGGGCCAGCATGCCGAACTGCTGGCTCGGCTGCTCAAAATGGAAGTCGGCGCCGCGGAAGTCAACGCCTGGGCGGCCCGGTCGCAGAGCGATGAGCCGCCGGTCGAGGATGCGCCACCATCGCAACGAACGCTCGGCGAGTTCGAATTGTTGAGCGAACTGGGGCGCGGCGGCATGGGGGTCGTCTACCGCGCCTGGCAACCATCCCTGGGCCGGCAAGTGGCGCTTAAGAAGCTGGTCCGCACCGGCGATAAGTCCGAGCAGCGATTCGCCCGCGAAATCCATGCACTGGGCCGCGTGGAACACCCGCATCTCGTGAAAATCTATACGTCCGGCAGCGACGGCGACCAGTGGTTCTATGCGATGGAATTGGTCGAAGGCGCGCCGTTGGTGAGCGTCTGCGAGCAGTTGCAGCAAATGGGATCTCGGATCGAGCAGGTGAACCGGGCCACGTGGCGCGACGCCGTCAGCACGGCATGCAGCCGCGCCCGGCAAGAAGAACGCTCGCTGACCGTCACGGCCGCCAATACGACAACGACCACTACCGAACACCCGCCGAATCGCGTCGTCGCGCGCTCGATTGCGGCCGAGCCGACCGAGCCAGCGCGCGTGCGGCCGGGTCAAGGCTACATCGAACAGGTCGTCGAACTGGTCCGGCAGGCGGCGCTCGCCGCGCACGCGCTGCATGAAGCCGGCATCGTTCATCGCGACATCAAACCCGGCAATGTGATGGTGACCGCCGACGGCGAGCAGGCCGTGTTGATGGACTTGGGGCTGGCCCAACTGGCCGATGACGAAGAGGGGCGTTTGACGCGGACGCGGCAATTCGTCGGCACGTTGCGCTACGCCAGCCCGCAGCAGGTGTTGGCCGCCGAGCGGCTCGATCGCACCAGCGATATCTATAGTCTTGGAGCGACGCTGTGGGAACTGCTCTGCTTGCAGCCGATGTTCGGCGCGGGCGAACAGACTCCGACACCGACATTGATGGAGCGGATTCTGCACGACGAGCCGGCCGCCCTGCGACGATTCAATCCGCAAGTCTCGCGCGATCTCGAAGCCGTGGTGGCCCATTGCTTGGAGAAGCGGCCAGACCGCCGTTATGCCACCGCCCGCCAATTGGCCGACGATCTCGAGCGCTGTTTGCGCGGTGAACCGGTCAAAGTGCGCCGTGCGAGCCGCTTGGAGCGAACGGCCCGCTGGGTCGCGCGCCGCCGCACGCTCGTGGCGGCCTGTGCGTTCGCGACGCTGGCGGTTGTGTTGCTCGTCGTCGGTTCGGTGGTTCTCTGGCGATGGATCAACACGGAGAAAGACCTGGAACTAGAGCGGAGGCAAGACGTCGCGGCCGACGATCCCACGCCGGACGTTCACGAGGTGTTCCCCGACGTGGAACAGGTCGTCCAAGATCGAAAGCTGATCGCCGCCAAGCCGGCCGGCTGGCGCCCTCCGACCGAAGCGGATTTCGAATTCCAAAACAGCACGGGCGAGCCGGGCCTGCGGCTGCTGATGTGCAATTTGACCGACCACTACAATATCGACGAGGCGGCCAAGCCGGACGACGACCCCTTTGCCGCCGCCAAAAACGAATGGCGGACCGTCCTCATGCGGCCAAACGCCACGGCCGCCGAGCGTCGGATTTCATTGCACGTCGGGCTGGGCTGGTATGCCTTCTTCGTGCGCACGCCGCGCGGCGACGTGCATCCGCTGTTTGTCCGCGACGAGCAGGGAGAAGACATCATGCTCGGCGAGACCAATGTGTTTACTTCCAAACGCGTTGTGCTAGAAATAACGGCTGGTCAATTCGGCGGGAAGAAGCGTTATTATGCGACGTTTCATCGAGAGAACTGA